One window of Fusobacterium polymorphum genomic DNA carries:
- a CDS encoding GtrA family protein, whose product MKKFKKLFSQFIKFLFVSGIGWLIDFCLYVILTIEFNLKVFYANIFSSIPAISYVFLISTKKIFAKSHRNNLTIIQKYIIYFIYQLLLIFFISIVAQNLYILVREYNLNFKMMKIIIKILVTPVTMTINFFVIKYLAEKL is encoded by the coding sequence TTGAAAAAATTTAAAAAGTTATTTTCACAATTTATAAAATTTTTATTTGTATCTGGAATTGGCTGGTTGATTGATTTTTGTTTATATGTCATATTAACTATTGAATTTAATTTAAAAGTTTTCTATGCTAATATTTTTAGTTCTATACCTGCAATTAGTTATGTGTTTTTAATATCAACAAAGAAAATATTTGCTAAATCTCATAGAAATAACTTAACAATTATACAAAAATATATAATATATTTTATTTATCAATTATTACTTATTTTTTTTATTTCAATAGTTGCACAAAATTTATATATTTTAGTTCGAGAATACAATTTAAATTTTAAGATGATGAAAATAATAATAAAAATTCTTGTAACGCCAGTAACAATGACAATTAATTTTTTTGTAATAAAATATTTAGCAGAAAAATTATAG